A window of Malania oleifera isolate guangnan ecotype guangnan chromosome 5, ASM2987363v1, whole genome shotgun sequence contains these coding sequences:
- the LOC131156213 gene encoding small RNA binding protein 1-like, which translates to MADVEYRCFVGGLEWATDEQSLTSAFSPYGEIIESKIINDRDTGRSRGFGFVTFSNEKSMKDAIEAMNGQDLDGRRITVNEAQARGGGGGYNRGSGGGGGGYSRRDGGGYSRGGGYGGGGYGGGRDRSYGDGGYGGGRERGYGDGGSRYSRSGGGTDGSWRN; encoded by the exons ATGGCAGACGTTGAGTACAGATGCTTCGTCGGAGGGCTCGAATGGGCTACCGACGAGCAATCCCTGACTTCGGCTTTCAGTCCTTACGGCGAGATTATCGAATCGAAG ATCATTAACGATCGGGACACTGGGAGGTCGAGGGGATTCGGATTTGTGACCTTCAGCAACGAGAAGTCGATGAAAGACGCCATTGAAGCAATGAACGGCCAGGATCTTGATGGCCGTAGAATCACCGTTAACGAGGCTCAGGCCCGAGGCGGAGGTGGCGGCTACAACCGTGGAAGTGGTGGCGGAGGTGGTGGCTACAGCCGTCGCGATGGCGGCGGTTACAGCCGTGGTGGTGGATATGGTGGTGGCGGTTATGGTGGTGGGCGTGATCGCAGTTATGGTGACGGTGGATACGGCGGCGGACGTGAACGCGGTTATGGTGACGGTGGATCCCGCTATTCTAGAAGCGGTGGTGGTACCGACGGAAGCTGGAGGAACTGA